One window of Phycisphaeraceae bacterium genomic DNA carries:
- a CDS encoding ParA family protein: MNDSDPISPARPRCVALMNQKGGVGKTTTTVNLAAAIAQAGFRTLVIDLDPQAHATLGLGLDSAEGRSIYDLMHDPAGAVSAARDIATNLSALASHTDLAATETELASAEDRLERLKAVIGAFSGKVDFVLIDCPPSLGLLTLNALNAADEVLIPMQAHFLALQGVGKLLETVKLLASGPQALNPNLRVAGVVLCMHDAGSTHTREVVADLDAFFESGRTNDVPWKDAKVFRPAIRRNIKLAESPSFGKTIFDYAPQASGAEDYRALADAYLADRRLAAETREDPPLVVTRAASIGEPVADSTGASA, translated from the coding sequence ATGAACGATTCGGATCCAATTTCTCCCGCCAGGCCCCGCTGCGTCGCGCTGATGAATCAGAAGGGCGGAGTGGGCAAAACCACGACGACCGTGAATCTCGCCGCGGCGATCGCCCAGGCCGGATTTCGCACGCTCGTGATCGATCTGGATCCGCAGGCACATGCGACACTCGGGCTTGGTCTCGACTCCGCTGAAGGGCGATCGATTTATGACCTGATGCACGATCCGGCCGGGGCAGTTTCCGCGGCAAGAGATATCGCGACGAATCTTTCGGCGCTCGCCAGTCACACAGACCTCGCCGCGACGGAAACCGAGCTTGCCTCGGCGGAGGACCGGCTGGAAAGGCTCAAAGCCGTGATCGGTGCGTTTTCGGGCAAGGTCGACTTTGTTCTGATCGATTGCCCGCCATCGCTCGGGCTGCTCACGCTCAACGCGCTGAATGCCGCGGACGAGGTATTGATCCCGATGCAGGCGCACTTTCTGGCGTTGCAAGGCGTCGGAAAACTGCTCGAGACAGTGAAGCTTCTGGCGAGCGGACCTCAGGCATTGAACCCGAATCTGCGTGTGGCGGGAGTGGTGCTCTGCATGCACGACGCGGGAAGCACCCACACGCGCGAAGTCGTCGCCGACCTCGACGCATTCTTTGAGAGCGGGCGAACGAACGACGTCCCGTGGAAGGACGCCAAGGTGTTCCGTCCGGCCATCCGGCGGAACATCAAGCTGGCCGAGAGCCCCAGCTTTGGCAAAACGATCTTTGACTACGCACCGCAGGCGAGCGGCGCGGAAGACTATCGCGCCCTCGCGGATGCGTACCTCGCGGATCGGCGCCTCGCGGCGGAAACACGTGAAGACCCCCCGCTGGTGGTGACGAGGGCCGCAAGTATCGGGGAACCCGTCGCGGACAGCACTGGCGCGAGCGCATGA
- a CDS encoding undecaprenyl/decaprenyl-phosphate alpha-N-acetylglucosaminyl 1-phosphate transferase, whose amino-acid sequence MPWVVAWCAATPVQFAFGQDAGATTSELEKGSRWEIFNGYAWIMAIAFVVTLFTTPLMRKLAIAFGVIDRPSENRKVHRMPVAYLGGVAVFLGILAAILYSYASMGWAGLVEYHSSTHVSEPEQRIVPLFVLFGMTVVVVVGLLDDVWGLAPRVKIGGLLFAAALLAIDDIGARVAAQVLSPLGTLLGNPSLVFTIPLPFHLLGAESAGIHFDLVYWVGTAIIGFFVLGACNATNLIDGLDGLLTGTTAISAAGLLIISLGLAAADDGVRDTQRLVLCMALLGACLGFLPHNFNPATIFLGDAGSLLLGYTTIVIILTLGATDKTHLMMAGLIVFAVPLIDTCLAIVRRKMAGQSISSADSDHLHHMLKRSLGVKGAVLVLYAISASFATLGVLVSMGRARVVYIIALMLASFIGVTAIKIARRKFIEQQAIDSEARRATQTIILNQPPPPSGPPVGVAGEAASAR is encoded by the coding sequence ATGCCCTGGGTTGTCGCATGGTGCGCCGCGACACCGGTTCAATTTGCCTTTGGGCAGGATGCCGGTGCGACAACCTCCGAACTCGAAAAGGGTTCGAGGTGGGAAATCTTCAACGGCTATGCGTGGATCATGGCCATCGCATTCGTCGTGACGCTGTTCACGACTCCGCTCATGCGGAAGCTGGCAATCGCTTTCGGCGTGATCGATCGGCCGAGCGAAAATCGGAAAGTTCACCGCATGCCCGTCGCCTATCTCGGCGGCGTCGCCGTCTTCCTCGGCATACTCGCCGCGATCCTCTACAGCTACGCCTCGATGGGCTGGGCGGGGCTTGTGGAATACCACTCTTCGACGCACGTTTCCGAGCCCGAGCAGCGAATCGTCCCGCTCTTTGTGCTCTTTGGAATGACCGTCGTCGTCGTCGTCGGTCTGCTCGACGACGTGTGGGGGCTCGCGCCCCGCGTAAAAATCGGCGGGCTTTTGTTCGCCGCGGCTCTTCTTGCCATTGACGACATCGGGGCTCGCGTCGCGGCGCAGGTGCTCTCGCCGCTCGGCACGTTGCTCGGCAACCCGAGCTTGGTCTTCACCATCCCGTTGCCGTTTCACTTGCTCGGCGCGGAGAGCGCCGGGATTCACTTCGACCTTGTCTACTGGGTCGGAACGGCGATCATCGGGTTCTTTGTGCTCGGCGCCTGCAATGCGACCAACCTGATCGACGGGTTGGACGGATTGCTGACGGGAACGACCGCGATTTCGGCCGCGGGATTGCTGATAATCTCGCTCGGACTTGCCGCGGCAGACGATGGCGTGCGCGACACCCAGCGGCTGGTATTGTGCATGGCGCTGCTCGGTGCATGCCTCGGATTCCTCCCGCACAACTTCAACCCGGCAACGATCTTTCTCGGTGATGCGGGATCTCTGCTGCTCGGCTACACAACCATCGTGATCATCCTGACGCTCGGCGCCACCGATAAAACCCACCTGATGATGGCGGGGCTGATCGTCTTCGCCGTGCCGCTGATCGATACGTGCCTGGCGATTGTCCGTCGAAAAATGGCCGGACAAAGCATTTCGAGCGCGGACAGCGACCACCTGCATCACATGCTGAAGCGGTCGCTCGGCGTGAAGGGCGCTGTGCTCGTGCTCTACGCGATATCGGCGAGCTTCGCAACGCTCGGCGTGCTGGTGAGCATGGGCCGGGCTCGCGTGGTCTACATCATCGCGCTCATGCTCGCTTCCTTCATCGGGGTGACCGCGATCAAAATCGCCCGGCGCAAATTCATCGAGCAGCAGGCCATCGATTCCGAGGCCCGCAGGGCGACCCAGACGATCATCCTCAACCAGCCGCCCCCTCCGAGCGGCCCGCCCGTGGGCGTGGCCGGCGAAGCCGCTTCCGCCAGATAG
- a CDS encoding GDP-mannose 4,6-dehydratase, with amino-acid sequence MPEPRPSDSRPRRSLITGGAGFIGSHLTERLLARGDRVTVIDNLSTGRATNVREHPSLRFIEANLSDELSALGSGEVFDEIYHLAAAVGVGLVMKDPISAVRTNIEQTIALLDFAASRSAPGATARGIPTLIASSSEVYGKSAKSPYSESDDVTYGPTSVSRWCYAYSKGIDEYLALSYAKQRGLGVVVARFFNTVGARQVGDYGMVLPRFVSAALAGKPLKVHGEGKQSRCFCDISDVIDALPKLLSLPGRRGEVFNIGSDRSITIRELAELVIRETGSRSEIEFVPYSEAYPSGFEDLADRRPDLTKIRNAIGFSPRKTLEQTIRDVAGWLSSSAADGMREGRER; translated from the coding sequence ATGCCCGAGCCCAGACCATCCGATTCCCGCCCGCGGCGCTCGCTGATCACGGGCGGCGCCGGCTTCATCGGTTCGCACCTGACCGAGCGGCTCCTCGCGCGAGGAGACCGGGTCACCGTCATCGACAATCTTTCCACGGGGCGCGCGACCAACGTGCGCGAGCATCCAAGCCTCCGATTCATCGAAGCAAATCTGAGCGACGAGCTTTCGGCGCTCGGATCGGGCGAAGTGTTCGATGAGATTTATCATCTGGCCGCGGCCGTTGGCGTCGGTCTGGTCATGAAAGATCCGATCAGCGCCGTGCGCACCAACATCGAGCAGACGATCGCGCTGCTGGATTTCGCTGCGAGCCGCTCCGCGCCGGGCGCGACCGCGCGCGGAATCCCCACGCTGATCGCGAGCAGCTCAGAGGTGTACGGAAAGAGCGCCAAGTCGCCCTACAGCGAATCCGACGACGTGACCTACGGGCCGACAAGCGTGTCGCGCTGGTGCTACGCCTACAGCAAGGGCATCGACGAGTATCTTGCGCTCAGCTACGCAAAGCAGCGCGGATTGGGCGTCGTCGTCGCTCGGTTTTTCAACACGGTCGGCGCACGCCAGGTCGGCGACTACGGAATGGTTCTGCCCAGGTTCGTGAGCGCGGCGCTCGCCGGAAAACCGTTGAAGGTGCATGGCGAAGGAAAGCAGTCGCGCTGTTTCTGCGATATCTCGGATGTGATCGACGCGTTGCCGAAATTGCTTTCTTTGCCGGGCCGCAGGGGCGAGGTGTTCAACATCGGTTCGGATCGTTCGATCACCATCCGGGAACTTGCCGAACTGGTGATTCGGGAAACCGGATCTCGTTCGGAGATCGAGTTCGTTCCCTATAGTGAGGCGTATCCGTCGGGCTTCGAAGACCTGGCCGATCGCCGACCGGATTTGACGAAGATTCGGAACGCGATCGGGTTCTCGCCGAGAAAGACCCTTGAGCAGACCATCCGGGACGTGGCCGGTTGGCTCTCGAGTTCGGCCGCGGACGGCATGCGCGAAGGACGTGAGAGGTGA
- a CDS encoding AAA family ATPase, producing MTTPPTGSNTPQGPSGPRPPSGGAPSGGAGGVTIDPIKLLMKYKYILAGAAGVGMVLGVVAYILLLKFRPVWTSSAVFEAFTPTANIVSPTGVGTMESQNEIERFMLTQARQMTREDVLMRVATDPRLIREAQSWASQFEEGGKLDTTAAVKELQDKVARTRIIPGTRLIELSASCRWKEDSTALAKLLREAYMTELRRVAGSSTLTQRDQIQAQLEKFNIELRDLQTRRDALLRDANVTSSSEQGSETMQRLYILNTQILDVQNQIQLRRVMIKQLQDQLDNPAGIQYTDQIKSEVEEDPLIIHIKQGIQSAESELKGMLMRGMTREHREYKRTDSVLQGMNQNLIAEREALMRKRFDSNLEQMKIMLQSLENQEREMTKDRDTISEKQQVAARTLAQVKDIEEKIQNIQRSIASFTEDQRKMAMLAELPTSNRVVVASEERLPREVSSPKLSVVLPASMLGVVGLVTALILAIELMDSRVKGPADIALMPRMRLLGWIPDSSEDPSGAGAIETTFRDRPRGVIAENYRQLRSVLAKRLVQAGHKSLVVIGGMPGSGSTSVMCNMGLAWAAADKKVLLIDANFRRPGMHRVFALRETPGLADVLTGTPVEDAIQHTSDARLDVLSAGTREKRVFEMFSGERLSQLLAEFKAKYDLVLIDVAPALVASDGLAIANRADASCLVVRAMGEKRGLVGRLRNDLSEARGEFLGVVVNAVKPSAGGYIRGNMRATHEYQNPGEATAAA from the coding sequence GACGAGCTCGGCCGTCTTCGAGGCCTTCACCCCCACCGCCAACATCGTGAGCCCGACCGGCGTGGGCACGATGGAAAGCCAGAACGAAATCGAGCGCTTCATGCTGACGCAGGCTCGCCAGATGACGCGCGAAGATGTGCTCATGCGCGTCGCGACAGATCCGCGACTGATTCGCGAGGCACAGTCATGGGCGAGCCAGTTCGAAGAGGGCGGCAAACTTGACACCACCGCCGCGGTCAAGGAGCTTCAGGACAAAGTCGCGCGGACACGCATTATCCCGGGCACCAGGCTGATCGAACTCTCGGCGTCCTGCCGCTGGAAGGAAGACTCCACGGCGCTCGCCAAGCTTCTGCGCGAGGCGTACATGACCGAATTGCGCCGTGTCGCGGGCAGCAGCACGCTGACGCAGCGCGATCAGATCCAGGCGCAGCTCGAAAAATTCAACATCGAGCTCCGCGACCTGCAGACACGCCGCGACGCGTTGCTGCGCGACGCCAACGTGACTTCGAGCAGCGAACAGGGCAGCGAGACCATGCAGCGCCTGTACATCCTGAACACGCAGATCCTGGATGTGCAGAACCAGATCCAGCTTCGTCGCGTCATGATCAAGCAGCTCCAGGATCAGCTCGACAATCCCGCGGGTATCCAGTACACCGACCAGATCAAGAGCGAGGTGGAAGAAGACCCGCTCATCATTCACATCAAGCAGGGGATTCAGTCGGCCGAGTCGGAGCTCAAGGGCATGCTCATGCGGGGAATGACGCGTGAACACCGCGAGTACAAGCGCACCGATTCGGTGCTCCAGGGCATGAACCAGAACCTGATCGCCGAGCGCGAAGCGCTCATGCGCAAGCGTTTCGACAGCAACCTCGAGCAGATGAAGATCATGCTCCAGTCGCTTGAGAACCAGGAACGCGAAATGACCAAGGACCGCGACACCATCAGCGAGAAACAGCAGGTGGCGGCGCGCACGCTCGCGCAGGTGAAGGACATCGAAGAGAAGATTCAGAACATCCAGCGGTCGATCGCGTCGTTCACGGAGGATCAGCGCAAGATGGCGATGCTGGCGGAACTCCCCACGAGCAACCGCGTCGTTGTCGCGAGCGAAGAGAGACTCCCGCGTGAAGTCTCTTCGCCGAAACTGTCAGTCGTGCTGCCGGCATCGATGCTGGGCGTCGTCGGGCTGGTGACGGCGCTGATTCTCGCGATCGAGCTGATGGACAGCCGCGTCAAGGGGCCCGCGGACATCGCGCTCATGCCCAGAATGCGTCTGCTCGGCTGGATCCCGGACTCATCCGAAGATCCTTCGGGCGCGGGCGCGATCGAAACAACTTTCCGCGATCGGCCGCGCGGCGTCATCGCCGAGAACTACCGCCAGTTGCGCTCCGTGCTCGCCAAGCGCCTCGTCCAGGCCGGTCACAAGTCGCTGGTCGTCATCGGCGGCATGCCCGGTTCGGGTTCGACCAGCGTCATGTGCAACATGGGCCTCGCCTGGGCCGCGGCAGACAAGAAAGTCCTGCTCATCGACGCGAACTTCCGGCGACCCGGGATGCACAGAGTCTTCGCGCTGCGCGAGACGCCGGGTCTCGCCGACGTCTTGACAGGCACCCCCGTCGAGGACGCGATCCAGCACACCAGCGACGCCCGCCTCGACGTGCTGAGCGCCGGCACGCGCGAGAAGCGCGTGTTCGAGATGTTCAGCGGGGAGCGCCTGAGCCAGTTGCTCGCCGAATTCAAGGCCAAGTACGACCTTGTTTTGATCGATGTCGCACCGGCGCTCGTGGCCAGCGACGGCCTCGCAATCGCGAATCGCGCAGACGCGAGCTGTCTCGTCGTTCGTGCGATGGGCGAGAAACGCGGGCTCGTCGGGCGCCTCCGGAACGACCTGAGCGAGGCCCGCGGAGAGTTCCTCGGGGTCGTGGTCAATGCGGTCAAGCCTTCCGCGGGCGGCTACATCCGCGGCAACATGCGCGCCACGCACGAGTACCAGAATCCGGGCGAGGCGACCGCCGCCGCGTAG